A single region of the Fusarium fujikuroi IMI 58289 draft genome, chromosome FFUJ_chr05 genome encodes:
- a CDS encoding related to beta transducin-like protein — MRLINTKTLELHEFFNENTPPYAILSHAWGDQEVTFQDWQARHHATLKHGYWKILKACSKAVNYKLKWLWVDTNCINKSSSAELTEAINSMFAYYQKSKVCFAYLADVHTANQDIELLMSQMRNSLWFTRGWTLQELIAPINLIFYAADWSQIGRKDDSVADLISLITKIDKRYLNGQVGVHEASVSKRMSWLAKRTTTRTEDMAYCMLGIFDINMPLLYGEGKRAFFRLQEEIIKGCNDHTIFCWGWNEDVPSNWGSLLAPWPTVFDGAGGFERFDGDEINVFSMTNAGLSIQLPVVAAFGASHTMASSWFIKLQAAPASTIFNFSEAACLRVVGRRVGDLLYVSRFPYPPQPVTMSTSPTSKFETESLLVMNKLANGAGLEPRQKQAELLDPSSLEFTPIHTSSDLQFNWHCAASHACDYHLSSVEGRIVVTIDKDASDWAVVLVGRTHNRQRPMPCILLGAKTKDDSGGVATGLVAAQGGNRAEARDEAYRILSEWRQRATSSDYTRSWVTSEETLGITMVMERSKDIIRGTSDRYFLCLYKNELNRNATAD; from the coding sequence ATGCGGCTaatcaacaccaaaacatTAGAGCTCCACGAGTTTTTCAACGAGAACACGCCCCCTTATGCAATCCTGTCGCATGCTTGGGGCGACCAAGAGGTCACGtttcaagactggcaagccCGCCACCACGCCACTTTAAAGCATGGATACTGGAAAATCCTGAAAGCATGCAGCAAAGcagttaactataagcttaagTGGCTCTGGGTTGATACAAACTGTATTAACAAGAGTAGCTCAGCAGAGCTTACTGAGGCAATAAACTCGATGTTTGCATATTATCAGAAGTCGAAAGTCTGCTTTGCTTACCTAGCCGACGTGCATACCGCCAATCAAGACATAGAACTTTTGATGTCGCAGATGAGAAACAGTCTTTGGTTTACGCGAGGTTGGACACTTCAAGAGCTTATAGCGCCTATAAACTTGATCTTTTATGCCGCAGATTGGTCTCAGATAGGCCGGAAGGATGATTCTGTCGCTGATTTGATCTCGCTGATtaccaagatcgacaagagATATCTCAATGGGCAAGTCGGTGTTCACGAGGCTTCGGTTTCAAAGAGAATGTCTTGGTTAGCAAAGAGAACCACAACACGAACCGAGGATATGGCATACTGTATGCTTGGCATATTCGATATTAATATGCCTCTGCTCTATGGGGAAGGGAAGAGGGCGTTTTTTCGGCTTCAGGAAGAAATCATAAAGGGTTGCAACGATCATACAATCTTCTGTTGGGGATGGAACGAGGATGTTCCAAGCAACTGGGGCagtcttcttgctccctggCCGACTGTCTTTGATGGCGCCGGGGGCTTTGAAAGATTTGACGGCGACGAGATAAATGTCTTTTCCATGACGAATGCTGGCCTGTCCATTCAGCTACCTGTAGTAGCAGCATTCGGAGCCTCACACACCATGGCCAGTTCATGGTTCATTAAGCTACAAGCTGCGCCGGCAAGCACGATATTCAATTTCTCAGAAGCAGCGTGTTTACGTGTTGTGGGTCGCAGGGTAGGCGATTTATTATACGTATCACGCTTCCCGTACCCTCCCCAGCCAGTGACTATGTCGACAAGCCCAACGTCCAAGTTCGAGACAGAATCTCTTCTGGTGATGAACAAACTGGCAAATGGGGCAGGGTTAGAACCTCGACAGAAACAGGCGGAACTCTTGGATCCCAGCTCTCTAGAGTTTACTCCTATTCATACCTCATCGGATCTTCAGTTCAACTGGCATTGTGCGGCTTCACACGCATGCGATTATCATTTGAGTTCGGTGGAGGGCAGGATCGTTGTGACAATTGATAAAGATGCTTCTGACTGGGCTGTAGTCCTGGTGGGAAGGACACACAACCGACAGCGACCGATGCCATGTATCTTGCTTGGGGCTAAAACGAAAGATGATTCTGGTGGTGTTGCAACAGGGCTCGTGGCGGCACAGGGAGGCAACCGTGCCGAGGCACGAGATGAGGCATATAGAATCTTGAGTGAGTGGAGGCAAAGAGCCACGTCAAGCGATTACACCAGATCGTGGGTTACTTCTGAGGAAACGCTTGGAATAACCATGGTTATGGAGAGATCCAAGGATATTATAAGGGGCACCAGTGACAGGTATTTCTTGTGTCTCTACAAGAATGAGTTGAACAGGAATGCGACTGCTGATTGA